Proteins found in one Amycolatopsis aidingensis genomic segment:
- a CDS encoding PLP-dependent cysteine synthase family protein — MARYESLLDALGGTPLIGLPRLSPTDGVRLWAKLEDRNPTGSIKDRPALAMIEAAEREGRLYRGATILEPTSGNTGISLAMAAKLKGYGLVCVMPENTSAERRQLLQAYGARIVFSPAAGGSNEAVRRAKELAEANPDWVLLYQYGNPANIEAHYSGTGPELLKDLPTVTHFVGGLGTTGTLVGVGRYLHENKPGVQIVAAEPRYGELVYGLRNLDEGFVPELYDPDVLTGRYSVGAYDALRRTRELLEHEGIFAGISTGAVLHAALAVAEKAAAKGEQADVAFVVADAGWKYLSTGAYSGSLDEAAERLDGQLWA; from the coding sequence ATGGCTCGCTACGAGTCGCTGCTCGACGCGCTCGGGGGTACGCCGCTGATCGGCCTGCCCCGGCTGTCGCCGACCGACGGGGTCCGGCTCTGGGCCAAGCTGGAGGACCGCAACCCGACCGGCTCGATCAAGGACCGGCCCGCGCTGGCCATGATCGAGGCCGCCGAGCGTGAGGGCAGGTTGTACCGCGGCGCCACCATCCTGGAGCCGACCTCGGGCAACACCGGCATCTCGCTGGCCATGGCCGCCAAGCTCAAGGGCTACGGCCTGGTGTGCGTGATGCCGGAGAACACCTCGGCCGAGCGCAGGCAGTTGCTGCAGGCCTACGGCGCCCGGATCGTGTTCTCCCCGGCCGCTGGCGGATCCAACGAGGCCGTGCGCAGGGCCAAGGAGCTGGCCGAGGCCAACCCGGACTGGGTGCTGCTCTACCAGTACGGCAACCCGGCCAACATCGAGGCGCACTACTCGGGGACCGGCCCCGAACTGCTCAAGGACCTGCCGACCGTGACCCACTTCGTCGGCGGTCTCGGCACCACCGGCACCCTGGTCGGGGTCGGCAGGTACCTGCACGAGAACAAGCCGGGGGTGCAGATCGTCGCGGCCGAGCCGCGCTACGGCGAGCTGGTGTACGGCCTGCGCAACCTGGACGAGGGCTTCGTACCCGAGCTGTACGACCCGGACGTGCTCACCGGCCGCTACTCGGTCGGCGCCTACGACGCCCTGCGGCGCACCCGCGAGCTGCTGGAGCACGAGGGCATCTTCGCCGGCATCTCCACCGGCGCGGTGCTGCACGCCGCGCTGGCCGTCGCCGAGAAGGCCGCGGCCAAGGGCGAGCAGGCCGATGTGGCGTTCGTGGTCGCCGACGCGGGCTGGAAGTACCTTTCCACCGGCGCCTACAGCGGCTCCCTCGACGAGGCCGCCGAGCGGCTGGACGGCCAGCTCTGGGCCTGA
- the clpS gene encoding ATP-dependent Clp protease adapter ClpS, translating into MTTPVEAEQSLGAELGAEDRPWQTIVWNDPVNLMSYVTYVFQKIFGYSRDHATKLMLDVHHKGKATVSSGTKEKVEGDVAKLHAAGLWATMEQP; encoded by the coding sequence ATGACCACGCCTGTCGAGGCCGAACAATCACTCGGTGCCGAACTGGGTGCCGAGGACAGACCGTGGCAGACGATCGTCTGGAACGACCCCGTGAACCTGATGTCGTACGTGACGTACGTTTTCCAGAAGATCTTCGGCTACAGCCGGGATCACGCCACGAAGCTGATGCTCGACGTGCATCACAAGGGCAAGGCCACGGTGTCCTCCGGCACCAAGGAGAAGGTCGAGGGTGACGTCGCCAAGCTGCACGCGGCCGGCTTGTGGGCAACGATGGAGCAACCGTGA
- a CDS encoding Mov34/MPN/PAD-1 family protein, with protein sequence MLRIRRDLVDEIVAHARRDHPDEACGVIAGPDGSDRPERFIPMLNAARSPTFYEFDSGDLLRLYREMDANDEVPVVIYHSHTATEAYPSRTDVSYASEPFAHYVLVSTRDPEKHEFRSFRIVDGVVTEEPVEVVESYMFAHTGSDDTPDA encoded by the coding sequence GTGCTTCGGATCCGCCGTGACCTCGTCGACGAGATCGTCGCCCATGCCCGCCGGGATCACCCGGACGAGGCATGCGGGGTGATCGCAGGCCCGGATGGCAGCGACCGGCCGGAGCGGTTCATCCCGATGCTGAACGCGGCGCGTTCGCCCACATTCTACGAGTTCGACTCCGGTGACCTGCTCAGGCTCTACCGCGAGATGGACGCGAACGACGAGGTGCCGGTGGTGATCTACCACTCGCACACCGCCACCGAGGCCTACCCTTCGCGGACCGACGTGTCCTATGCCTCCGAGCCGTTCGCGCACTACGTCCTGGTCTCCACCAGGGACCCCGAGAAGCACGAGTTCCGCTCGTTCCGCATCGTCGACGGAGTGGTCACCGAGGAGCCGGTCGAGGTCGTCGAGTCCTACATGTTCGCGCATACCGGAAGCGACGACACCCCCGACGCCTGA
- a CDS encoding MoaD/ThiS family protein has protein sequence MAVTVSIPTILRTHTGGEKSVEASGSTVLEVIDDIEARHGGLKDRLVKDEKLHRFVNVYVNDEDVRFAGGLAAEVKDGDTLTILPAVAGGAR, from the coding sequence ATGGCCGTGACCGTGTCCATCCCGACGATCCTGCGTACGCACACCGGGGGTGAGAAGTCCGTCGAGGCGTCCGGCAGCACCGTGCTGGAGGTCATCGACGACATCGAGGCCCGGCACGGTGGCCTCAAGGACCGCCTGGTCAAGGACGAGAAGCTGCACCGGTTCGTGAACGTCTACGTGAACGACGAGGACGTCCGGTTCGCCGGTGGCCTCGCGGCCGAGGTGAAGGACGGCGACACGCTGACCATCCTTCCCGCGGTCGCCGGCGGCGCGCGCTGA
- a CDS encoding aspartate/glutamate racemase family protein, with protein MKTIGLLGGMSWESSAEYYRLLNESVRDTLGGFHSARCVLYSVDFAEIERMQAEERWEDAGQALLAAGTALRRAGAEVLVLCTNTMHKVADLLAEGLDIPLLHLADACADSIIRAGLRRVGLLGTGFTMAQPFYRDRLAAHGLEVLVPEPEDRERVHRIIYQELVLGVVTEESRQAYREVMARLVAAGAQGMIYGCTEIELLVGPQDSPVPTFPTTRLHVEAAAGYALGRAPLPPAPGGRVISVPVWKRATRSARRG; from the coding sequence GTGAAGACCATCGGCCTGCTGGGCGGGATGAGCTGGGAGTCCTCGGCTGAGTACTACCGGCTGCTGAACGAGTCCGTACGGGATACGCTCGGCGGCTTCCACTCGGCGCGCTGCGTGCTCTACTCGGTTGACTTCGCCGAGATCGAGCGGATGCAGGCCGAGGAAAGGTGGGAGGACGCGGGGCAGGCGCTGCTCGCGGCGGGCACCGCGCTGCGGCGGGCCGGGGCCGAGGTGCTGGTGCTGTGCACGAACACCATGCACAAGGTCGCCGACCTGCTCGCCGAGGGCCTGGACATCCCGCTGCTGCACCTGGCCGATGCCTGTGCCGACTCGATCATCCGGGCGGGCCTGCGGCGGGTCGGTCTGCTCGGTACCGGGTTCACCATGGCGCAGCCGTTCTATCGCGACCGGCTCGCCGCGCACGGCCTCGAGGTGCTGGTCCCCGAACCGGAGGATCGTGAGCGGGTGCACCGGATCATCTACCAGGAACTGGTGCTCGGGGTGGTCACCGAGGAGTCCCGGCAGGCCTACCGCGAGGTGATGGCCAGGCTGGTGGCGGCTGGTGCGCAGGGCATGATCTACGGCTGCACCGAGATCGAGCTGCTGGTCGGGCCGCAGGACAGCCCGGTGCCCACCTTCCCGACCACCCGGCTGCACGTCGAGGCCGCCGCGGGTTATGCCCTGGGCAGGGCGCCACTGCCGCCCGCACCGGGCGGGCGAGTGATCTCAGTGCCTGTTTGGAAACGCGCGACACGATCGGCTCGGCGAGGCTAG
- a CDS encoding nicotinate phosphoribosyltransferase yields MAEQNASTALLTDHYELTMLSSALADGTGERPCVFEVFARKLPDGRRYGVVAGTARVLDAIADFRFTDAELAQLESTGVVDDATLAWLADYEFSGEIDGYPEGELYFPGSPILTVRGSFAEAVVLETMVLSILNHDSAVASAAARMSSAAHGRPIIEMGGRRTHEYAAVAAARAAYLAGFATTSNLEAGRRYGISTRGTVAHAFILLHDNEEEAVRAQIAKMGTDTTVLVDTYDITAGIETAVRVAGPELGAVRIDSGDVGPLARRAREQLDALGARDTRIVVSGDLDEHAIAALRAEPVDAYGVGTSVVTGSGAPTAGMVYKLVEVDGRPVAKRSTHKESRGGCKAALRRHKETGTAIEEVIHPAGSPPAAGQYDRPVQIPLVRGGQTVEDLPTLEDSRQRLRKALVSLPWEGLKLSHGEPAIPTVFTQ; encoded by the coding sequence ATGGCAGAGCAGAACGCGAGCACGGCGCTACTCACCGATCACTACGAACTGACCATGTTGAGCAGCGCGCTCGCCGACGGTACCGGCGAGCGCCCGTGCGTGTTCGAGGTGTTCGCCCGCAAGCTGCCCGACGGCAGGCGTTACGGCGTGGTCGCGGGCACCGCACGGGTACTCGACGCGATCGCCGACTTCCGGTTCACCGACGCCGAACTGGCCCAGCTGGAGTCCACCGGGGTGGTGGACGACGCCACCCTGGCCTGGCTGGCCGACTACGAGTTCTCCGGGGAGATCGACGGCTACCCCGAGGGCGAGCTGTACTTCCCCGGATCCCCGATCCTCACCGTGCGTGGCAGCTTCGCCGAGGCCGTGGTGCTGGAGACGATGGTGCTGTCCATCCTGAACCACGACAGCGCGGTGGCCTCGGCCGCGGCGCGGATGTCCAGTGCCGCGCACGGCAGGCCGATCATCGAGATGGGTGGCCGCCGCACGCACGAGTACGCGGCAGTGGCCGCGGCCAGGGCCGCCTACCTGGCCGGGTTCGCCACCACCTCGAACCTGGAGGCCGGGCGCCGGTACGGAATCTCCACCCGGGGCACCGTGGCGCATGCGTTCATCCTGTTGCACGACAACGAGGAGGAGGCCGTCCGGGCGCAGATCGCCAAGATGGGCACCGACACCACCGTGCTGGTGGACACCTACGACATCACCGCGGGCATCGAGACCGCCGTCCGGGTGGCCGGCCCCGAACTCGGCGCGGTGCGGATCGACTCCGGCGATGTCGGGCCGCTGGCCCGCAGGGCGCGCGAGCAACTGGACGCGCTCGGCGCCCGGGATACCCGGATCGTGGTCTCCGGCGACCTGGACGAGCACGCGATCGCGGCGCTGCGCGCGGAACCGGTGGACGCCTACGGGGTCGGCACTTCCGTGGTCACCGGATCGGGTGCGCCGACCGCGGGCATGGTCTACAAACTCGTGGAGGTGGATGGACGGCCGGTGGCCAAGCGCAGCACGCACAAGGAGTCCCGCGGCGGCTGCAAGGCGGCCCTGCGCAGGCACAAGGAGACCGGCACCGCGATCGAGGAAGTCATCCACCCCGCCGGTTCGCCGCCTGCGGCCGGGCAGTACGACCGTCCGGTGCAGATCCCGCTGGTGCGCGGTGGACAAACCGTCGAGGATCTACCCACCCTGGAGGACAGCAGGCAGCGTCTGCGCAAGGCGCTGGTGAGCCTGCCGTGGGAGGGCCTGAAACTGTCCCACGGCGAGCCCGCGATACCGACGGTGTTCACCCAGTGA
- a CDS encoding DUF2017 domain-containing protein, with the protein MKTWRRKGAKLLAGFEQQEAAVLRGLVSQLEDMLRARAEEAPQDELAELTGIKTGPSESPNDPVLSRLLPDFHRLDPDNPAKEDLDSAAALRSLHEPEVLEAKVGVATVVLNTLSPDGGDVRLTFEQADAWLSALNDVRLALGTALDVTEEMPDELPEDDPRSAHLGVYHWLTWVQESLVQAMSD; encoded by the coding sequence GTGAAGACCTGGCGTCGTAAGGGCGCCAAGTTGCTCGCCGGTTTCGAGCAGCAGGAGGCCGCCGTGCTGCGCGGGCTGGTGAGCCAGCTGGAGGACATGCTGCGGGCGCGCGCCGAGGAGGCGCCGCAGGACGAGCTCGCCGAGCTGACCGGGATCAAGACCGGCCCCTCGGAGTCGCCGAACGATCCGGTGCTGTCCCGGCTGCTGCCGGACTTCCACCGGCTGGACCCGGACAACCCCGCCAAGGAAGACCTCGACTCGGCCGCAGCCCTGCGTTCCCTGCACGAGCCCGAGGTGCTCGAGGCCAAGGTCGGGGTGGCCACGGTCGTGCTGAACACGCTGTCACCCGATGGTGGGGATGTGCGGCTGACCTTCGAGCAGGCCGACGCCTGGCTGTCCGCGCTGAATGACGTCCGGCTCGCGCTGGGCACCGCGCTGGACGTCACCGAGGAGATGCCGGACGAGCTGCCCGAGGACGACCCGCGCTCGGCCCACCTCGGGGTGTACCACTGGCTGACCTGGGTGCAGGAAAGCCTGGTACAGGCGATGAGCGACTAG
- a CDS encoding P1 family peptidase: MLNAITDVGGVLVGHHHRLGDGWATGTTVVLVPDGATGAVDQRGGAPGTRETNLLEPENLVRRVNAVCLSGGSAYGLAAADGVMRWHAERHRGLPVGTEPHQVVPIVPAAVLFDLPRGGWGNRPDAEFGYAACTAAADGAVEQGTVGAGAGAQVGSLKGGVGTAAERVNEFTVGALAVVNAAGEAVRFTDGRPFAADHEVDGEFGVAWPDRPAERPDTTGTVLNTTIGVVAVDADLSKAECRRLAVAAQDGLARAVRPAHSMFDGDTVFALATGHRELPEGRGPFGEVARAAALDTLCAAAARTFARAMVRGLLTARAVPGLPAYRDLWPEAFAGGD; encoded by the coding sequence ATGCTGAACGCGATCACCGACGTCGGAGGGGTGCTGGTCGGCCACCACCACCGGCTCGGTGACGGCTGGGCCACCGGCACCACCGTGGTGCTGGTGCCGGATGGCGCCACCGGCGCGGTGGACCAGCGCGGCGGCGCGCCCGGCACCAGGGAGACCAACCTGCTGGAGCCGGAGAACCTGGTGCGGCGGGTGAACGCGGTCTGCCTCTCCGGCGGCAGCGCCTACGGTCTTGCCGCCGCCGACGGTGTCATGCGCTGGCACGCCGAGCGGCACCGTGGCCTCCCGGTCGGCACCGAGCCGCACCAGGTGGTGCCGATCGTGCCCGCGGCGGTGCTGTTCGACCTGCCGCGCGGTGGCTGGGGCAACCGGCCGGACGCCGAGTTCGGTTACGCCGCCTGCACGGCCGCCGCGGACGGCGCGGTCGAACAGGGCACGGTCGGCGCGGGGGCCGGGGCACAGGTCGGCTCGCTCAAGGGCGGAGTGGGCACCGCCGCCGAGCGGGTGAACGAGTTCACCGTCGGCGCGCTGGCGGTGGTGAACGCGGCGGGGGAGGCCGTCCGGTTCACCGATGGCCGCCCGTTCGCCGCCGACCACGAGGTGGACGGCGAGTTCGGGGTGGCATGGCCGGACCGGCCCGCCGAGCGGCCGGACACCACGGGCACGGTGCTGAACACCACCATCGGGGTGGTGGCGGTGGACGCGGACCTTTCCAAGGCGGAGTGTCGCAGGCTCGCCGTCGCCGCCCAGGACGGGCTGGCCCGCGCGGTGCGGCCCGCACACTCGATGTTCGACGGCGACACGGTGTTCGCATTGGCCACCGGGCACCGGGAACTGCCGGAGGGCAGAGGGCCGTTCGGCGAGGTGGCCAGGGCGGCGGCGCTCGACACCCTCTGCGCGGCCGCGGCAAGGACCTTCGCCCGCGCCATGGTGCGCGGCCTGCTTACGGCCAGAGCGGTACCCGGGCTGCCCGCCTACCGCGACCTGTGGCCGGAGGCGTTCGCAGGCGGGGACTGA